One Pelodiscus sinensis isolate JC-2024 chromosome 24, ASM4963464v1, whole genome shotgun sequence DNA segment encodes these proteins:
- the LOC142819629 gene encoding protein NKG7-like has translation MVSVRIPCTALALLSFLLLLAALGSDHWLVASSRLVSSYSGLWKVCVNSGCWAFTSVPDYIESTRAFLFLAMSAGGVSSGALLASFLRSHLGPVPLTLVSAVGSFSAGFCAMVAMAVYTAQFAEPVNVAQGQVSFGWSFGLGWAACPLFLLAGLVTLRSLRAS, from the exons ATGGTGTCTGTCCGGATCCCCTGcacggccctggccctgctcagcttcctgctgctgctggccgccctggGCTCCGACCACtggctggtggccagcagcagactCGTCTCGTCCTACTCGGGGCTGTGGAAAGTCTGTGTGAACTCGGGGTGCTGGGCCTTTACTTCGGTGCCAG ATTACATTGAATCCACCAGGGCTTTCCTCTTCCTGGCCATGAGCGCCGGGGGGGTGTCCAGCGGCGCTCTCCTCGCGTCCTTCCTCCGCTCCCACCTCGGCCCCGTGCCCCTCACCCTGGTCTCTGCCGTGGGCAGCTTCAGCGCAG GGTTCTGCGCCATGGTGGCCATGGCCGTGTACACCGCGCAGTTTGCTGAGCCCGTGAATGTCGCCCAGGGCCAAGTCTCCTTCGGCTGGTCCTTCGGCCTGGGCTGGGccgcctgccccctcttcctcctcgcCG gaCTGGTGACGCTGCGCAGCCTGAGGGCCTCCTAG
- the LOC142819627 gene encoding lens fiber membrane intrinsic protein-like, translating into MVLLRIASPSLALLSLLLLVVALGSSYWLVIRESGDVIHSGLWKTCVNLRCLVPSTVPDLLNACRVCLTLAVLLGGVSGVALITSFFCFHLGPVSLLLVSAVGSFSTGLLAAAAMAIFMWQSPKGMTIATSRISYGWSFGLGWAACPLFLLTGVVTLLSQGSSTS; encoded by the exons ATGGTGCTGCTCCGAattgccagcccctccctggccctgctcagtctcctgctgctggtggtggcgcTGGGCAGCAGCTACTGGCTGGTGATAAGGGAAAGCGGAGACGTGATCCACTCGGGCCTGTGGAAGACTTGTGTGAATCTGAGGTGTCTGGTGCCTTCGACTGTACCAG ATCTCCTCAATGCCTGCAGGGTTTGCCTgaccctggctgtgctgctggggggcgTCTCCGGCGTCGCTCTCATCACCTCCTTCTTCTGCTTCCACCTCGGCCCCGTGTCCCTGCTCCTGGTCTCTGCTGTGGGCAGCTTCAGCACAG GTCTCTTGGCGGCCGCCGCGATGGCCATTTTCATGTGGCAGAGCCCCAAGGGCATGACGATCGCCACGTCTCGCATCAGCTACGGCTGGTCCTTCGGCCTCGGCTGGGCGGCCTGCCCGCTCTTCCTCCTGACCg GTGTGGTGACGCTTCTCTCCCAAGGATCCTCCACAAGCTGA